CGGCGGAATGGGCCTCTCGGACACCGAAATCCTGGAGCAGGTCGAACAGATCCGCGAGGTCGACGCGGCCAGCGACATCGCAGTCTTCGCGGGCATCGAGGCGAACGTCGACGCCGAAGGCGAGATCGACCTCTCCGACGAGGTGATCGACGCGCTGGACGTGATCGTCGCCTCGACCCACAGCGCGCTCGATCAGGACGCCGAAACCGCCACGGATCGCCTCGTCCGTGCGATCGAGAACCCCGCGATCGACGTGCTGGGCCACCCGAGCGGCCGCCTGCTCAACGAGCGCTCCGGACTGGACTTCGACGCGACCGCGCTGGGCCGGGCCGCCGCCGAGCACGACACCGCCCTCGAGGTCAACTCCAACCCGCGACGGCTGGACCTGTGGGGCAGCGCCGTCCAGGCCGCCGTCGAGGCGGGCGCGCCGATCGCGATCAACACCGACGCGCACCAGCCCTCGACGCTCGAGTACATGCGCTGGGGCGTCCACACGGCCCGGCGCGGCTGGGCCGAGGCCGACGACGTGATCAACACCTGGGAACTCGAGAAGATTCGGGAGTTCCTCCACTGACCGCTTCGGTTTCCCTCGTCCGCGAGTACCATGCGATTCCTCCTCGACGTCATGTGCGGCGGCCTCGTCTCGTACCTCCGGATGTGCAACCACGATACGGTCTACGCCGGCGACCGCGGGCTCGAGGCCGACGCTGCCCTCTTGACAGTCGTTCGCGAGGAGGACCGGATGCCCGTCACTCGTGACGTCCAACTCGCGAGTCGTGCCGAGGACGCGATGTTGCTCGAGTCCCGCGACGTTGCGGACCAACTCGCCGAACTCGCGGCGACGGGCGTCGACCTCTCGCTGGCCGACCAGCCGCGGTTTTGCGGCCGGTGTAACGGGCGGCTCGAGCCGCTCGAACGGGCGGCGTCGACGCCCGAGTATGCGCCCGATCCCGCCGAGACTGCCGTCTGGACGTGTCGGTCTTGTGGGCAGCACTTCTGGCGCGGCAGCCACTGGGATCGGGTCGCCGAGACGCTGTCGGGACTCGAGGATCGCGGGGGCGAGTAGCGAGAGGGAACCGCCCGTCGCTCGGCCAGTTCCTCGAGGCCGTGCTACCCGACACATCCCAGCACAATCGTTTCGCCCCTCTGTGATGAACGGGGGACGATGCCGAACGATAACGACCACCTCGACCGTGCCGGCCGTCAGGCGGCGTACATCACCAACGAGTGGAGCGACGATCCCGCGATCATGCAGACCCAGGCGCTTTGCTACGTCGGCATCCAACTCGAGCGGATCGCGGACGCGCTCGAGGAAGCGGAGACCGATACGGATCAGTAGACGGCCACGTCGTCGAACCGACCGTCGTAGGCGATGTGTCGCGGATGCGTTGGTTCCGTCCCCGAGAGGAAGAATCGGTCGGCCTTCTTCCAGGTGTTCTCGTAGCCGAGGTGGGCCAGTTCGCCCGCCGTCGCCACCCAGTGTGCGAGGCCGTTCTCGTGGACGACGCGCCGCGAGACGTCGTCCTCGAGCGCCCGGCAGAGGTCGGCTTCGCTCTCGACGGCGGCGTCGAACTCGGTGTGGGCGACGCCGACCGTCCGCGGGAGGTGGGCGTACGACGACGTGAACGGCGGATAATCGAACTGCTCCGCGAGTTTGCCGGCGCGACGGTTGTGGTGGGGCAGGTGTTTCGGGTTGAAGATTTCGACGGCGTCGATCACGTCCCGGTACTGCTGGAGATCGGATTCGGAGAGGCTGACGTTTAGAAACCCGGGATGCGGAGCAAGAACGACCGCGTCCTGACGCTCGAACTCGGCCATCGCCGCCTCGAGCGGGATGAAATCCGGCACCGGCTCCTCGAGGCCGAGCGCGAGCACGTGCTTGCGCTCGTGCCACGCCCCGGTGAACACCTCGCGGGCGGGAATCACCCGGAGGTCGTCGCTCGAGTAGGCGGCCGCCCGCTCGCGGATATCTGGCAGGCGAGTAAAGTGCGGTGCGTAGACGATCGCGTCGAGGCCGGCTCGCGTCGCTCGCTCGACGACGCGTTCGTCGAGGACCTTCACGTGGCAGTCGACCGCCGACGTCGTGCCGTCGCTCACATTCGCCCCATTCGCGACGGCGGAGTTATGCATTCTGATTCTACAGCCGAACGAGACAGACGCTATATCGGGAGATACCAGCTTGTCGGGGTATTGTCCACCGACGCCCGCGGCGAAAAGACCATTAGGACGGCCGCTCGATGTCGTATCAAATGGCGTGGGAATGCGGAATCAGCGGCTGCGGTTCGGTGTTCGCGGACGTCGAGTCGGCGGTTATCCACCAGGCGACCGAACACGAGCGCCGCGAGTGCAAGGTCTGTGGCACCGTCGTTCCCGACGGCTACCTCGCGATCCGCCACGCGTTCACCGAACACAGCCGCGCCGAGTACGTCCGCGCCTACGGCGCGAACTCCGAAGATGTCCGCAAGCGGGAAGAACTCCTCGAGGAGATCGAGGAGGTTGCGGATCTGGAATCGATCGTCACGGAACTGCGATAGGCGCGAATCCGAGTGTGGAATGACGTCCGTCTTCCGGTCGTCACAATCCGGCACCGACGTGACTGTCGCCGCAGTAATCACTGATCACTTCTCGAGGCCTACTCACCGCCGACGATCGAACGTCGATTCTCACTGGAATCCGAGAAGAAGCCGACTATAGTTCCGCCCCGTCAGATCCCGAACTGCTGAACGAGTCACTGTCTGCGAACGGCGCGAAGCGCCGTTCGCACGGTTCGACAAACTACCGTTCGTCGCTATATTCAGCGCGGCGAAACCGCGCTGACTGCTCGACGAGCGCGCTAGCGCTCGTCGGAGTCGAGCACGCGGATCTGATCCCCGCGCACCGTGACCGGAATCGGGACCGTCGCCTCGTACAGTTCGACGGTGACCTGGTCCTTGCCCTCGTCGATGCGTTGGACCTGCGCCTTCTCTCCCTTGAACGGGCCGGCGATGAGTTCGACGATGTCGCCCTCGGCGATGCCCTCGACGTCCGGCTTCGGCGAGAGGAAGTGCTCGACCTCCGAAATGTCGGACTCGCCGGGGACGATGCTCCGCGCGTGTGGGATATCCTCGAGGACGCGGTTCAGGACCGCGTTGCCGTCGGCTTCGACCATCACGTACGACGTCAGCGAGTCGGGCGCGAGCGCGGCGTGGATCTCCGACTCCTCGCGGTTGATGATCATGTCCGCGA
The DNA window shown above is from Halopiger xanaduensis SH-6 and carries:
- a CDS encoding Mut7-C RNAse domain-containing protein; translation: MRFLLDVMCGGLVSYLRMCNHDTVYAGDRGLEADAALLTVVREEDRMPVTRDVQLASRAEDAMLLESRDVADQLAELAATGVDLSLADQPRFCGRCNGRLEPLERAASTPEYAPDPAETAVWTCRSCGQHFWRGSHWDRVAETLSGLEDRGGE
- a CDS encoding PHP domain-containing protein translates to MHNSAVANGANVSDGTTSAVDCHVKVLDERVVERATRAGLDAIVYAPHFTRLPDIRERAAAYSSDDLRVIPAREVFTGAWHERKHVLALGLEEPVPDFIPLEAAMAEFERQDAVVLAPHPGFLNVSLSESDLQQYRDVIDAVEIFNPKHLPHHNRRAGKLAEQFDYPPFTSSYAHLPRTVGVAHTEFDAAVESEADLCRALEDDVSRRVVHENGLAHWVATAGELAHLGYENTWKKADRFFLSGTEPTHPRHIAYDGRFDDVAVY
- a CDS encoding DUF7565 family protein, producing MAWECGISGCGSVFADVESAVIHQATEHERRECKVCGTVVPDGYLAIRHAFTEHSRAEYVRAYGANSEDVRKREELLEEIEEVADLESIVTELR
- a CDS encoding transcription elongation factor Spt5, whose amino-acid sequence is MGIYAVKTTASQERTVADMIINREESEIHAALAPDSLTSYVMVEADGNAVLNRVLEDIPHARSIVPGESDISEVEHFLSPKPDVEGIAEGDIVELIAGPFKGEKAQVQRIDEGKDQVTVELYEATVPIPVTVRGDQIRVLDSDER